GGACGCAATCTTCACCGACTACACGGGCTCCGCCAGGACGGCGGAAGAGGGGTTCGACCACGCCCGGGCGAACCGCGAATACGCGACGGCGTTCCGGGAGGCCGGGTTCGGCACGGTCGACGAGTCGCCGGAACGCGTCGCGGAGCGCGTCCGGGCGTCGGGCATTCGCCGCGCGGTCGTGGGCGGACTCGACCAGTGGGCTAACTGCACCCACGACCCCGGCACGTCCCAGTGGACCCTCGAAGTCGCCCGCCTGGCGGACCCGGACCCGGACTCCGGCTGGCGGGACCGTGTCCGCGACCCCGCGGTCCGCAAGAACCCTGCTGTCCTGGCCGAACTGGCCCGGACAGCGCCCCTCGACGCCCGAGCCGTCCAGCTGCACATTTCGCTCGCCTTCCGGCTCCAAAAGGCCGGGGGAGACGCCCTCGGCTTGTTCAAGCGGGTCCAGGCGGCACACCCGGACGACTTTTGGGCCACGTACCTGCTGGCTTGCGAACTGGATCTGCGCGCGGACCCCAACGCCATCGGCTACTACCGAGCCGCCCTGGCCCTCCGCCCGCGGTCGTTCGCCGTCCTCCACAACCTGGGGGTTGCCTTGGATGATCAGGGTCGGGTGGCCGAGGCCACCGCCCACCGGGAGAGGGTCGTTTCCCTCGACCCCGACAACAGCAGTGCCCACCACAACCTGGCGCTCAGTTACCTCCACCAGAATCGTCTCGGCGCGGCCGCCGACGAGTTTCGGACGGCGGTCCGTCTCAACCCCAAATCGGGCGCCGCCCACTCCGGCCTGGGGCAGGCACTGTTCTGCCAGGGGCAGTTCGGCGCGGCGCGGGCGGCGATCCGACGGTCTCTCGAACTATTGCCCCCCGGCCAGGGTATAAGACCCGGTACCGAATGGATGTTGACCCGGTGCGACCGCATGTCGTCCCTGGAGGGGCGGTTAGATGAGATCGCCCGGGGTGTTGACAAACCCGCCGGTGCCGGCGAGTGCGTCGACTTCGCCGAACTCTGTGCGCGAAGGCAGCAGCCCGTCGCGGCCGTCCGGTTGTACGTGGCGGCGTTCGCGGCCAATCCAGAGCTAGCCGGGGGATTAGGGCTAAATCGCAGGTACTATGCGGCGTGCGCCGCCGTGCGGGCCGGGTGCGGCGGCGGCACAGACGCCCCGCCCGACGGCCCGGCGCGGGCGGGGCTGCGGAAGCAGGCGCTCGTGTGGTTGCGGGCCGACCGTGACCAACAGGCCCTCAATTACGCCCGCGGGAACGCCGGGGTACGGCGGACGGTGATGCGATCGCTTCAAAACTGGCGCCTCGACGAGAATCTGTCCGACGTTCGCAACCCGGAGGCCCTCGCCCGGCTGGACGACGACGAGCGCCGCCAGTGGCGGGCGCTGTGGGCCGGCGTGGACGGGCTGGCGGCCGGCGACTCGCTCCCGGTCTGGGACTCGGCCCGGTTCTACGCCGCCCGCCGCGAGTGGAAGTTGGCGGCCGAAAGCTACGCCCGGGTGTTTGAAGTGAGTTCGACGGAGGACGGCCACGCGTGGTTCGAGCTGGCGGCGGTGCAGGTGCTGGCCGGGGACCGCGACGGGTACCGCCGGACTTGCTCCCATTTGGTGGAGAAGGGGATCGGCACCGGACTGGTGCGCTCATACCATGTGGCCCGCGCCTGCACGCTGGCCCCCGGCGCGATCGACGACATGAACCGCCCGCGGGAGCGAAGTGAGGCCGAGTTGGGGCGGAGCGCGAACGATTACTGGTCGCTGACCGAGCAAGCCGCCTTGCACTACCGGGCCGGCCGGCCCCAGGAAGCCATACCGCTTCTGCTGCGGAGCCTGGCGACCAGCGGCACATCGGGGCACAGGATGATGAACTGGCTGTGGCTGGCACTGGCGCACCAGCGCCTCGGGCAGACCAAGGAAGCGGCAGCCTGGCTGGACAAGGTCCGCGGGTACCAGGAACAGTTCGAGGGCCGGATGCCGGTG
The Fimbriiglobus ruber genome window above contains:
- a CDS encoding serine/threonine-protein kinase, yielding MADERLVLQLLEEVLQSGRTPEDVCADKPDLLAEVRARLGRLNRVKGELDALFPELATTGSDSTSSFRLGGDLPQIPGHDVEAVLGRGGMGVVYKARHRQLNRPVAVKMMLAGGFAGPLEVARFRREAETLAGLGHPHIVRVHEAGELDGLPYFTMELVEGGTLAEQLGGVPQPADRAANLVITLAGAVQAAHDRNIVHRDLKPGNILLTPDGTPKVSDFGLARWVDVGATLTRTGARVGTPSYMAPEQAAGAAGAAKPAVDVYALGAILYEVLTGRPPFRAETAAETERQVIAEEPAPPSRLNARVSRDLETICLKCLHKDPRRRYPSAAALADDLGRFRRGETITARPAGAIERTGKWVRRHPGRALLLLIGTLVALALLAGGWWFVARRAATDRAVAADLREAEGALEQSAWPQARAAVDRAKARLDGRGESSLQGRLDRAAGNLELAARLDAIFTDYTGSARTAEEGFDHARANREYATAFREAGFGTVDESPERVAERVRASGIRRAVVGGLDQWANCTHDPGTSQWTLEVARLADPDPDSGWRDRVRDPAVRKNPAVLAELARTAPLDARAVQLHISLAFRLQKAGGDALGLFKRVQAAHPDDFWATYLLACELDLRADPNAIGYYRAALALRPRSFAVLHNLGVALDDQGRVAEATAHRERVVSLDPDNSSAHHNLALSYLHQNRLGAAADEFRTAVRLNPKSGAAHSGLGQALFCQGQFGAARAAIRRSLELLPPGQGIRPGTEWMLTRCDRMSSLEGRLDEIARGVDKPAGAGECVDFAELCARRQQPVAAVRLYVAAFAANPELAGGLGLNRRYYAACAAVRAGCGGGTDAPPDGPARAGLRKQALVWLRADRDQQALNYARGNAGVRRTVMRSLQNWRLDENLSDVRNPEALARLDDDERRQWRALWAGVDGLAAGDSLPVWDSARFYAARREWKLAAESYARVFEVSSTEDGHAWFELAAVQVLAGDRDGYRRTCSHLVEKGIGTGLVRSYHVARACTLAPGAIDDMNRPRERSEAELGRSANDYWSLTEQAALHYRAGRPQEAIPLLLRSLATSGTSGHRMMNWLWLALAHQRLGQTKEAAAWLDKVRGYQEQFEGRMPVGDEKLGFDLHNWLEAQILRQEVEALMRQPLAGK